One genomic segment of Natrononativus amylolyticus includes these proteins:
- a CDS encoding Lrp/AsnC ligand binding domain-containing protein → MVRAFTLVTCAAGTSGDACAGLRDVDAVREAHVVAGEFDVVAELEAPTVHALLQTVTGEIRSREDVGTTRTYVCQDS, encoded by the coding sequence ATGGTGAGAGCGTTCACGCTGGTTACCTGCGCCGCCGGTACGTCCGGCGACGCCTGCGCCGGACTCCGGGACGTCGACGCCGTCCGCGAGGCCCACGTGGTCGCGGGCGAGTTCGACGTGGTCGCCGAACTCGAGGCGCCTACCGTTCACGCGCTGTTGCAAACCGTCACCGGCGAGATCCGGTCGCGCGAGGACGTCGGAACGACGCGTACGTACGTCTGCCAGGACAGCTAG